The nucleotide sequence GGCGACGTCCAGCGCCCCGCACATCAGGTAGCCTCGATCGCCGCTCACCACGGCCAGGTGGGTGCGGGGCAGTTCGATCTCGATTCCGGTGGCGGTGACACCGTCGACGACGACGGGGAAGAGCCTGACCACTTTGGTCCACCTCCGGCCTGAGTCGAGGGGGGCGTCCCCCGCGGCACGGTATATGTGCGGCCCGAGGACGAGGTGCGGAGGAGGCCGGGCGGGAGGGAGCGGACGTGGCGGCACACGTGATCCTGGTCTTTGTCGACGGCGTGGGCGTGCCGTCGCACGCCCGGGGCAGCCCGTTCGACGACCCGGGCCTCCCCACTTGGCGCATCCTGGGGGGCGACCTGCCTCCGGAAGGCCGCGAGCCCCGGGAGGGCAGGCTGGCCACGCTGGTTCCCGTCGACGCCGGCCTCGGTCTGCCCGGTCTTCCACAGAGCGCGACCGGGCAGACCGCCCTGCTCACCGGGGTGAACGCCGCGGCCCGCCTGGGACGCCACCGGAGCGGGCAGCCCACGCCGACCCTGATCCGCCTCCTGCGCGCGGACAACCTGCTCCTCCGCCTCCGCGGAGCCGGCCTGCCGGTGGCCCTGGCCAACTCCCACAGCGACGGCTTCCTCCGGTGGTTCGCCCGGATGCGCGAACTCTGGCTGGCCCAGGAAGGCGCCCGGGGCCGCGTCGACCTCCACCTCCACCCGCCCGATCCGGGCCGCCCGGCTTGGCTCCGACCGCCCGCCAGCGCCTGGGCTGCGGACGTGGCCGGCGTCCCGCTCCGCGGCCCGAAGGAGCTGGAGCGCGGTCTCGCCGTTCCGCACGACCTGGGCCCCGACCCGGCCGAGGCGGGGCGGCGTCTGGCACAGTTGGGGCGGCTTCACGCCTTCACGCTCTTCGAGTACTGGCTGACCGACGAGGCGGGTCACCGCAGGGAAGCCTCCCTGATCCGCGCGCGGCTGCACGCCCTGGACTCCTTCCTGGGCGCGCTGCTGGAGGCGAGCGATCTCTCCGAGACGCTGCTGCTGGTGGCGAGCGACCATGGTAACGTGGAGGAGCCGGCGAGCCGGCGGCATACCACCAACCCGGCCTTCCTGGCGCTGGCGGGGGCGGGGCGGGAGAGGCTGGTGCCCCGCCTGCGCAGCCTGGTGGACGTGGCGGGAGCGGTGCAGGAGGCGCTGGGCGTATCCGCCCGCCAACCGATGGCGGCCGGGCCGGCGGCCCGGGGATGATGGGATGGAGGCGATGGCGATGCGGATCCGCGACCTGATGAGCCGTCCGGTGATCTCCGTCCCGCCGTCGATGAGCCTGCGCGACGCCTGGCAGATCGTCCGGGAGCACGGTTTCCGCCACCTTCCCGTGGCGGAGGGCGACAGGCTGGTGGGGATGATCTCCGACCGTGACCTGCGGGACGCCGCTCCCTCCTCGTTGGAGAGCCGGCCGGATACCACCGCCTTCGACCGGACGCCTGTCCGCTACGTGATGATCACGCCCGTGGAGACCATCGGACCCGACGAGCCGGTGGAAGAGGCGGCGGCGCTCATGCTGGACCGGAAGGTGAGCGCCCTCCCGGTGGTGGACGAGAGCGGTGCGCTGGTGGGCATCGTCAGCACCAGCGACCTCTTGCGCCACTTGGCCGTGCTGACCGGCGTGCTGGCGTCCGGGAGCTCGCGGATCGAGGTCCGGCTGCCCCACGACCCGGGGGCGCTGGGGCGGCTGGGGGGTGCGCTGCAGCAGGCAGGCCTCTGCGCGCTCAGCCTGCTCAGCCAGCCAGAAGGCGAAGGCTGCCGCCTCATCCTCCGGCTGGAGGGGATCGACCCTCGCCCTGCCGTGGAGAGCCTTCGGGCCGCGGGTTTCGAGGTGAGCTGGCCCGGGGAGGGCGACTGAGCCACGGCAGCGAGGTGCAGAGCGGAATTCTAAGATATAGAGTTCAGAGGGTGGGAGAAAGGGGGAGCGCCCGTGTCCGTCTCTGCCTTGGATGGCGGTCAGGGGGCCGTCTGGGAGAACCCCGGCGACGAGATCCTCGCGGATCTCCTGCGCCGCGCGCGGACCGTGGCGGTGGTGGGGCTGTCGCCCCGGCCGGAGCGGCCCAGCCATGACGTGGCCCGCTATCTGCAGGAGCACGGCTACCGCATCGTGCCCGTCAACCCCGGCCACGACGAGATCCTCGGCGAGCGCTCGTATCCCAGCGTGGAGAGTATCCCGGCGGAACTGGCCGTGGACGTGGTCGATGTCTTCCGCCGGCCCGAGGAGGTTCCGGGGGTGGTGGAGCAGGTGCTGCGCCGCGGCTCCGTCGGCGCCCTCTGGCTCCAGCTTGGCGTGATCGCCCCGGAGGCCGCCCGGAAGGCGCGGGATGCGGGCCTCCTGGTGGTCATGGACCGCTGTATGAAGGTGGAACATCGCCGCCTCCTCGGTGACTGAGCCGGGGTCGATCTTCCACCGGCCCCCGTCCTTCCCCGCGGTATAATGCAGCGAGCGGAAGGAGGTCGACGGTGGGCTACCGCTA is from Bacillota bacterium and encodes:
- a CDS encoding CoA-binding protein; translated protein: MLADLLRRARTVAVVGLSPRPERPSHDVARYLQEHGYRIVPVNPGHDEILGERSYPSVESIPAELAVDVVDVFRRPEEVPGVVEQVLRRGSVGALWLQLGVIAPEAARKARDAGLLVVMDRCMKVEHRRLLGD
- a CDS encoding alkaline phosphatase family protein; amino-acid sequence: MAAHVILVFVDGVGVPSHARGSPFDDPGLPTWRILGGDLPPEGREPREGRLATLVPVDAGLGLPGLPQSATGQTALLTGVNAAARLGRHRSGQPTPTLIRLLRADNLLLRLRGAGLPVALANSHSDGFLRWFARMRELWLAQEGARGRVDLHLHPPDPGRPAWLRPPASAWAADVAGVPLRGPKELERGLAVPHDLGPDPAEAGRRLAQLGRLHAFTLFEYWLTDEAGHRREASLIRARLHALDSFLGALLEASDLSETLLLVASDHGNVEEPASRRHTTNPAFLALAGAGRERLVPRLRSLVDVAGAVQEALGVSARQPMAAGPAARG
- a CDS encoding CBS and ACT domain-containing protein, which translates into the protein MAMRIRDLMSRPVISVPPSMSLRDAWQIVREHGFRHLPVAEGDRLVGMISDRDLRDAAPSSLESRPDTTAFDRTPVRYVMITPVETIGPDEPVEEAAALMLDRKVSALPVVDESGALVGIVSTSDLLRHLAVLTGVLASGSSRIEVRLPHDPGALGRLGGALQQAGLCALSLLSQPEGEGCRLILRLEGIDPRPAVESLRAAGFEVSWPGEGD